The following coding sequences lie in one Vitis vinifera cultivar Pinot Noir 40024 chromosome 19, ASM3070453v1 genomic window:
- the LOC100267446 gene encoding uncharacterized protein LOC100267446: MLVDSSSSSASSSQFKKSTTMVLVSYSTTSSQRWFPLAWLHAFSLLFATSVSYSPVEVSYRHHCDSIVPESTPTSPEFTSSLLPRSQTGYSIGPDTTVNRNLSRYFSRYSSPVSFYTRNIYKTKTEGVFKVEGRLRLFLPWSLKYSQLSYPHLQGFWSESSGKLCMVGSGSSRSREGNWVPLSAILKLINIKNSSTITHSVSGTLESLSSVNDFDYFEPITILLFPQMNYKYTLVPEENDTGSTGRHNVPERSSPDTGLITGICSILRRGYPFELEYAHHCNSSHICTPFGGDIEYLPHIISTEVIQCSEYERRSLVLVKFQSDEHYQPFHPNMTLVGEGWWDAKKSRLSVVACRLSNLKNSLANAQVGDCSVRLSLRFNTIWSIRNMSMMLGQIWSNKTVNESGYFERIAFQSTQNVMLEVRGFKYEYTETDRARSLCQIKKPAGNKGVAYPNGYSSDMQFHMSVKNSKGVMAWGFSAPFVVDYRLYKPYQYAMPLSINSKSSVPVSRPMPANRVVEANTSNSIPMNISYKISFMLEPGVEFEGFVSSLNSSSLMHTQVEISAEGIYNARTGGLCMVGCRKLSLMTRLSTNDSMDCEILVNFQFPPLNSKKGHIKGTIKSRREKSDPLYFEHLDLSSTSYTVVEAKQSIWRMDLEIFMVLISNTLSCVFLGLQLFYVKNQPDVLPSISLLMLVILTLGYMVPLVLNFEALFLQNHARQNVLLESGGWLKVNEVIVRVVTMVVFLLQFRLLQLTWSAKCGAENQKGLWVAEKNALYVSLPSYILGCLISLSLNRTKTEYGAVKGLKASSSLISYQQHSHWQDLRSYAGLTLDGFLFPQIILNMFISSRDEPLSCWFYMGTTLVRLLPHAYDLFRAHNYVSGFNGSFLYANPGADFYSTSWDVIIPCVALLFAAIIFLQQRFGGRCILPRRFKDLEAYEKVPVASSE; encoded by the coding sequence ATGCTTgttgattcttcttcttcttctgcttcttcttctcaGTTCAAGAAATCCACCACTATGGTTTTGGTTTCTTATTCAACCACCTCTTCACAGAGGTGGTTTCCACTAGCGTGGCTTCATGCTTTCTCACTTCTATTTGCAACCTCAGTTTCATACTCTCCAGTTGAAGTCTCTTACCGTCATCACTGTGATTCCATTGTCCCTGAGTCCACCCCAACTTCACCGGAATTCACCTCCTCCCTACTTCCACGATCACAAACTGGTTACTCTATTGGTCCTGATACAACTGTAAACCGAAATTTGTCTCGCTACTTCTCACGTTACTCATCTCCAGTATCATTTTACACACGAAATATCTATAAAACCAAAACTGAAGGGGTGTTCAAGGTGGAGGGCCGATTGCGCCTCTTTTTACCATGGAGTCTGAAGTATAGTCAGTTATCCTATCCTCATTTACAAGGGTTCTGGTCAGAGTCTTCTGGGAAGCTTTGCATGGTGGGATCTGGATCTTCTCGTTCAAGAGAAGGTAATTGGGTTCCTCTTTCTGCTATTCTTAagctcattaatataaaaaattcaagtaCTATTACACATTCAGTTAGTGGTACACTTGAGAGCTTGAGTTCTGTTAATGATTTCGATTATTTTGAACCAATTACAATACTGTTGTTCCCTCAAATGAATTACAAGTATACTTTGGTTCCGGAAGAAAATGATACTGGTTCCACTGGTCGGCATAATGTTCCAGAGAGATCATCACCTGATACAGGGTTGATCACAGGTATCTGTTCGATACTCAGGCGAGGTTATCCATTTGAATTGGAGTATGCTCATCACTGCAATTCTTCGCATATTTGCACTCCTTTTGGTGGGGATATTGAATATTTGCCTCACATCATTTCCACAGAAGTGATTCAGTGTTCAGAGTATGAGCGAAGGTCGCTAGTTCTGGTAAAATTTCAATCTGATGAGCATTACCAACCTTTTCATCCCAACATGACGTTAGTTGGGGAAGGATGGTGGGATGCCAAAAAGAGTCGGCTATCTGTTGTTGCTTGCCGATTGTCTAACCTGAAGAACTCTCTGGCTAATGCTCAGGTTGGGGATTGTTCAGTTAGGTTGAGCTTGAGATTCAACACAATCTGGTCAATCAGAAACATGAGCATGATGCTGGGGCAAATTTGGAGTAACAAAACTGTGAATGAGTCAGGGTACTTTGAAAGGATCGCTTTTCAAAGTACCCAGAATGTTATGCTGGAGGTTCGGGGCTTCAAGTATGAGTATACTGAAACTGACAGAGCAAGAAGTTTATGCCAGATAAAGAAGCCTGCTGGAAACAAGGGGGTAGCTTACCCAAATGGGTATTCTTCTGATATGCAATTCCACATGTCTGTTAAGAATTCTAAAGGTGTAATGGCATGGGGTTTTTCAGCCCCTTTCGTTGTGGATTATAGGCTTTATAAGCCATATCAGTATGCCATGCCTCTGTCAATTAACTCAAAATCGTCTGTGCCTGTCTCCAGACCAATGCCAGCAAACAGAGTTGTTGAAGCAAATACTAGTAATAGCATCCCAATGAATATCAGCTACAAGATAAGCTTCATGCTAGAACCTGGAGTGGAATTTGAAGGTTTTGTCTCTTCTTTGAATTCATCCTCTCTAATGCATACACAGGTAGAAATTTCTGCAGAAGGGATTTATAATGCCAGAACAGGAGGCCTGTGTATGGTAGGCTGTAGAAAGCTAAGCTTAATGACTCGGCTGTCAACAAATGATTCAATGGACTGTGAAATTCTCGTGAATTTCCAGTTTCCTCCATTGAATTCAAAGAAAGGTCATATCAAGGGAACCATCAAAAGTAGACGGGAAAAATCTGATCCTCTTTACTTTGAACATCTGGACTTGTCTTCCACTTCTTATACTGTTGTTGAAGCCAAACAATCCATTTGGAGGATGGATTTGGAGATCTTCATGGTTCTGATATCTAACACCCTTTCATGTGTCTTCCTGGGATTGCAACTCttttatgtgaaaaaccaaCCTGATGTGCTGCCTTCCATCTCTCTACTCATGCTCGTAATTCTTACTTTGGGCTACATGGTCCCTCTTGTCCTGAACTTTGAAGCCTTGTTCTTGCAGAATCATGCTAGACAGAATGTTTTGCTTGAGAGTGGTGGATGGCTTAAAGTGAATGAGGTGATTGTGAGGGTGGTCACAATGGTAGTTTTCCTGTTGCAGTTCCGTTTACTCCAGCTGACATGGTCAGCCAAATGTGGTGCCGAAAACCAAAAGGGCTTGTGGGTTGCTGAGAAGAATGCCCTGTATGTGTCTTTACCATCGTACATACTTGGATGCTTAATATCCTTGTCTCTCAACAGGACAAAGACCGAATATGGTGCTGTGAAGGGCCTGAAGGCATCATCAAGCCTTATCAGTTACCAGCAACATTCCCATTGGCAGGACTTGAGATCTTATGCTGGCTTGACCCTTGATGGTTTTCTTTTCCCTCAAATCATTCTCAACATGTTCATAAGCTCAAGAGATGAACCTCTTTCTTGTTGGTTTTATATGGGAACCACCCTTGTTCGATTGCTACCTCACGCATACGATCTTTTCAGGGCTCATAACTATGTTAGCGGTTTCAATGGGTCATTCCTTTACGCAAATCCTGGTGCAGACTTCTACTCAACCTCTTGGGATGTCATTATTCCTTGTGTGGCTCTGCTGTTTGCTGCTATCATCTTCTTGCAGCAGAGATTTGGCGGTCGTTGCATCCTTCCTAGGAGATTTAAAGATTTGGAGGCGTATGAGAAGGTGCCAGTGGCTAGCAGTGAGTAA
- the LOC100250261 gene encoding uncharacterized protein LOC100250261: protein MVLGFCSTTPLQGWVQPAWLHAFLFLVLSTVFSATSVSSSPTQLSYGDHCASIVPESRPTRPEFTTSRFTGFKVGYFTGGTAILGQNSSPYSSQSSKSLSFRTRSLYATETEGVFKVEGRLVLASDRMYYFEGDLSHGRPSFPQLQGFWSESSGELCMVGLGSAYSNGGNLLRLSAVLKLSNVKNSSTITDLVTGTLKSLNSAHDSNYFEPISILIFPEMNYKYTLASSGTGCPGGADVPETASLSTDSMNSICSILSMERFGLEYAHDCNPSQNCSPFGGGIGYLPQFISITEFQCSEDEERLQVMVKFQNSSYDYYRTYNPSTTLIGEGSWDVNKNQLCLVACRILNEGDSLVDARIGDCSIKLSLRFPAILSIRNRSTVVGQIWSDKTVNDPGFFSKIMFQSIRNRMPGIPGSKYEYTEIERARKLCLKKKPAEKKGVAYPNGYSSDMQLDMSVRNSTHLMGWAYSELITLGDRFYDRYAQSIVSLEESSVAVATSSASTPENSFETNASDSRPMNVSYRISLTLEPGVKFGDMIISPSNFSGIYTPVEISAEGIYDAKTGFLCMVGCRKLSSPVKTSSNDSMDCEILVNLQFPQLNSKNRGYIKGSIQSTREKSDPLYFEHLDLSANSFFGARQSIWRMDFEIIMVLISHTLSCVFVGLQLFYVKKHSEVLPSISLVMLVVLTLGYMIPLVLNFEALFLGSHDQRNALLESGGWIKANEVIVRIVTMVVFLLQFRLLQLTWAAKLKEGHQKGSWAAEKKVLYLALPSYVAGCLIALFFNRGKNEYGAAVQSYSLPDYQQHSLWGDLRSYAGLVLDGFLFPQILLNMFTSSTVKALSHSFYVGTTFVRLLPHTYDLYRAHNNAISFNGSYIYANPGADFYSTAWDVIIPCGGLLFSAIIFLQQRFGGRCILPKRFRELEAYEKIPVVST, encoded by the coding sequence ATGGTTTTGGGTTTCTGTTCAACCACCCCTTTACAGGGGTGGGTTCAACCAGCATGGCTTCATGCCTTCTTGTTTTTAGTCCTCTCCACAGTCTTTTCTGCAACTTCAGTCTCTTCCTCTCCAACCCAACTCTCTTACGGGGACCACTGCGCTTCCATCGTACCGGAATCTCGCCCAACTCGACCGGAATTCACCACCTCAAGATTCACCGGCTTCAAGGTCGGTTACTTTACCGGTGGCACTGCAATTCTAGGCCAAAACTCGTCTCCTTACTCATCACAATCCTCAAAGTCTCTGTCGTTTCGAACCCGGAGCCTGTATGCAACCGAAACCGAAGGCGTGTTCAAGGTTGAAGGGCGTTTGGTCCTTGCAAGCGATCGTATGTACTATTTTGAGGGAGATTTGAGTCATGGCAGACCGTCATTTCCCCAGCTACAAGGGTTCTGGTCAGAATCTTCTGGGGAGCTTTGCATGGTGGGGTTGGGTTCTGCCTACTCCAACGGAGGTAACTTGCTTCGTCTCTCTGCTGTTCTTAAGCTCAGCAATGTCAAAAACTCAAGTACCATTACTGATTTGGTGACTGGTACTTTGAAGAGCTTGAATTCCGCTCATGATTCAAACTATTTTGAACCAATTTCGATATTAATCTTTCCTGAAATGAATTACAAGTACACTTTGGCTTCATCTGGTACTGGGTGTCCTGGTGGGGCTGATGTTCCAGAGACTGCATCACTCAGCACAGACTCCATGAACAGTATCTGTTCCATACTCTCCATGGAACGGTTTGGATTGGAATATGCCCATGACTGCAACCCATCTCAGAATTGCAGTCCTTTTGGTGGGGGTATTGGGTATTTGCCTCAATTCATATCCATTACAGAATTTCAATGTTCAGAGGATGAAGAAAGGCTACAAGTTATGGTAAAATTTCAGAACAGTAGCTATGATTATTACAGAACTTACAATCCCAGCACAACACTGATTGGGGAGGGATCATGGGATGTGAACAAGAATCAGCTCTGTCTCGTTGCTTGCCGAATCTTGAACGAGGGGGATTCTCTGGTTGATGCTCGTATCGGTGATTGTTCGATTAAATTAAGCCTGAGATTCCCCGCAATCTTGTCCATCAGAAACAGAAGTACTGTTGTGGGGCAAATTTGGAGTGACAAAACTGTCAATGATCCCGGTTTCTTCAGTAAGATCATGTTCCAAAGCATCAGGAATAGGATGCCGGGGATTCCAGGCTCGAAATATGAGTACACTGAAATTGAACGAGCAAGAAAGTTGTGCCTGAAAAAGAAGCCTGCTGAGAAAAAAGGGGTGGCATACCCTAATGGATACTCTTCTGATATGCAGCTTGACATGTCTGTTCGAAACTCAACCCATCTAATGGGATGGGCTTATTCAGAGCTCATAACTTTGGGTGATAGGTTCTATGATCGATATGCCCAATCTATAGTCAGCCTTGAAGAATCTAGTGTTGCAGTGGCGACTTCCTCTGCCTCAACGCCGGAAAACTCTTTTGAAACAAATGCCAGTGATAGCAGACCAATGAATGTGAGCTACAGGATAAGCTTAACACTGGAACCTGGTGTTAAATTCGGTGATATGATCATCAGTCCCTCTAACTTTTCAGGTATATACACACCAGTAGAAATTTCTGCTGAAGGGATTTATGATGCCAAAACAGGATTCCTGTGTATGGTGGGCTGTAGAAAGCTGAGCTCACCAGTAAAAACATCAAGCAATGACTCCATGGACTGTGAGATTCTTGTGAATCTTCAGTTTCCTCAATTAAATTCAAAGAATAGAGGTTATATCAAGGGAAGCATTCAAAGCACAAGAGAAAAATCTGATCCTCTTTACTTTGAACATCTGGACTTGTCTGCAAACTCTTTCTTTGGAGCAAGACAATCGATTTGGAGGATGGATTTTGAGATCATCATGGTTCTGATATCTCACACACTTTCATGTGTCTTTGTGGGACTGCAACTCTTTTATGTGAAAAAGCACTCTGAAGTGCTTCCTTCCATCTCACTAGTCATGCTTGTGGTTCTTACTTTGGGTTATATGATCCCTCTTGTACTGAACTTTGAAGCCTTATTTTTGGGGAGCCATGATCAGCGAAATGCCTTGCTTGAGAGCGGTGGATGGATTAAAGCGAATGAGGTGATCGTGCGGATAGTTACAATGGTGGTTTTTCTGCTGCAATTCCGTCTTCTCCAGCTCACATGGGCAGCAAAATTGAAAGAGGGTCACCAAAAGGGCTCATGGGCTGCAGAGAAGAAGGTTCTCTATCTGGCTTTACCATCATATGTAGCTGGCTGCCTAATTGCCTTGTTTTTCAACAGGGGAAAGAATGAATATGGTGCTGCAGTTCAATCCTATTCCCTTCCAGATTACCAGCAACATTCCCTTTGGGGGGACTTGAGATCTTATGCTGGCTTGGTCCTAGACGGTTTCCTCTTCCCTCAAATCCTGCTCAACATGTTCACAAGCTCAACAGTGAAAGCTCTTTCCCATTCATTTTATGTTGGAACCACTTTTGTTCGACTGCTGCCACACACATATGATCTTTACAGGGCTCATAACAATGCTATCAGCTTTAATGGCTCATACATTTATGCGAATCCTGGTGCAGACTTTTACTCCACTGCTTGGGATGTCATCATCCCTTGTGGGGGTCTGCTGTTTTCTGCTATCATTTTCTTGCAGCAGCGGTTTGGTGGTCGTTGCATCCTCCCCAAAAGATTCAGGGAGTTGGAAGCATATGAGAAGATACCAGTGGTTAGCACTTAG
- the LOC100255441 gene encoding uncharacterized protein LOC100255441: MVIGSSSFSSSPSWNRSVNILVNSCRTTSSQRWYQLSRLHSIFFLVFFIVYVLSITSSAAQISYSDQCSSVVPELPPTIQEFITLPFSRIPNGYCIGGDRIINQDPYHYSANFSKVITFETRNIYRTEVESVFKVEGILNLLSRNMYYSGGDSGDGRSSNFQAIPPSSWVGSVSFGLEGFWSKSSGKLCMVGSGSAYSSEGKLLNLAAILKLSNVKNSSTVTDLFSGTLESLDLTGDSNYFEPISILVFPQMNYDYTSISEESGTGCPGETNVPEGSSLSAGSIWKIYSILSTPSNWLELEYDHDCNSLQNCTPFGGAIQYLPRIIATKGIKCSGAKQQLQLLIKFQNVGKLEYYRPFNPSTTLVGEGRWDDKRNRLCVVACRILNTTDSLANARVGDCSIRLSLRFPATWTIRNRSSMVGQIWSNRTVNDSEYFSRIMFQSPQNIIEVPGLKYEYTEIDRAGKSCQEKMPVGNKGTAYPEANSFDMQFDMSVKSSTEIIAWGSSAPLFVGEIFYDPLVSFEPFSLSSSMQENSAVESHSRRIGPENISYKMSFKLKPGPESDGIINPFSSSSSGMYLQVEISAEGIYEAKTGFLCMVGCRKLRSEIQILTNDSMDCEILLSLLFSPLNSRNGSYIKGSIESTRHESDPLHFPSLALRKEESLLRVDRDSVAGDYYCSRGILPSTLSSAAFTVVEARKSIWRMTMEITMVLMSNTLTFFFVSLQLFHVKKQPNLLPSISLIMLGILGLGYLIPLALDFNAILLGSHSHERIALGRGGWLKVNNVFVRVVTLVVFLLQCRLLLLAWSARLGHGDQKRLWAAERNGLYVSLPLYVAGFLIIWLLNYQQHSLWWGLGSYAGLVVDGFLFPQILFNVFMNSGDQQVLSQSFYMGTTLIRLLPHAYDLYRAQNYAQGFDGSYIYANPGGDFYSTAWDVIIPCAGLLFSAIIFLQQRFGGGCIISKRFRESEAAYKMIPVVTGEIAM; encoded by the exons ATGGTGATTGGATCATCCTCTTTTTCGTCTTCTCCTTCCTGGAATAGATCTGTGAATATTCTTGTGAATTCTTGCAGAACCACCTCTTCACAGAGGTGGTACCAACTATCAAGGCTTCATTCCATCTTCTTTTTAGTCTTCTTTATTGTCTATGTGCTCTCTATCACTTCCTCTGCAGCTCAAATCTCCTACAGTGATCAGTGCTCTTCCGTTGTCCCAGAATTGCCCCCAACCATACAGGAGTTCATCACCTTACCATTTTCTCGCATACCAAATGGCTACTGTATTGGAGGTGATAGAATTATAAACCAGGATCCATATCACTACTCTGCAAACTTCTCTAAAGTAATAACATTTGAGACCCGAAATATATATAGAACTGAGGTAGAAAGTGTGTTCAAGGTTGAGGGGATTTTGAACCTCCTAAGCAGGAACATGTACTATTCTGGGGGAGATTCAGGAGATGGACGATCATCCAATTTCCAGGCCATCCCTCCAAGCTCCTGGGTTGGTTCTGTGAGCTTTGGCCTAGAAGGGTTCTGGTCGAAATCTTCTGGCAAGCTTTGCATGGTGGGATCAGGTTCTGCATACTCCAGTGAAGGTAAGTTGCTTAATCTTGCTGCTATCCTTAAGCTCAGTAATGTAAAAAATTCTAGTACTGTTACCGATTTGTTCAGTGGTACTCTGGAGAGCTTGGATTTGACCGGTGATTCCAATTATTTTGAACCAATTTCCATATTGGTATTTCCTCAAATGAACTATGATTACACTTCGATTTCCGAAGAGAGTGGTACTGGGTGTCCTGGAGAGACTAATGTTCCGGAGGGTTCATCACTTAGTGCAGGGTCAATTTGGAAGATCTATTCAATACTCTCAACGCCAAGCAATTGGCTTGAGTTGGAGTATGACCATGACTGCAATTCTTTACAGAATTGCACTCCCTTTGGTGGGGCGATTCAATATTTGCCCCGTATCATAGCCACAAAAGGAATTAAGTGTTCAGGGGCTAAACAACAGTTGCAACTTCTGATAAAATTTCAGAACGTTGGAAAACTTGAGTATTACCGACCTTTTAATCCAAGCACCACATTGGTTGGAGAGGGACGGTGGGATGACAAGAGGAATAGGCTATGTGTCGTTGCTTGCCGAATCTTGAACACTACGGATTCTCTGGCTAATGCTCGGGTTGGGGATTGTTCAATCAGGTTGAGTTTGAGATTCCCTGCAACCTGGACAATCAGAAACAGAAGTAGCATGGTGGGACAGATTTGGAGCAACAGAACGGTGAATGATTCAGAGTACTTCAGTAGGATCATGTTTCAAAGTCCCCAGAATATTATAGAGGTTCCAGGCTTGAAATATGAATATACTGAGATTGACAGAGCAGGAAAATCATGCCAAGAAAAGATGCCTGTTGGAAACAAGGGGACAGCATACCCAGAAGCGAATTCTTTTGATATGCAATTCGACATGTCGGTTAAAAGCTCTACAGAGATAATTGCATGGGGTTCCTCAGCCCCCCTCTTTGTGGGTGAAATTTTTTATGACCCTTTGGTTAGCTTTGAACCATTCTCCCTATCAAGCTCAATGCAAGAAAATTCTGCAGTTGAATCACACAGCAGACGGATTGGTCCAGAGAATATTAGCTACAAGATGAGCTTCAAATTGAAACCTGGGCCTGAATCTGATGGTATCATCAATCCATttagttcttcttcttcaggtATGTATCTGCAAGTAGAGATTTCTGCTGAGGGGATTTATGAGGCTAAAACAGGATTTCTGTGTATGGTAGGCTGCAGAAAGCTGAGGTCAGAGATTCAGATATTGACAAACGACTCCATGGATTGTGAGATTCTTCTGAGCCTCCTCTTCTCTCCATTGAACTCCAGGAATGGAAGTTACATCAAGGGAAGTATCGAAAGCACACGACATGAATCTGATCCTCTTCACTTCCCAAGTCTGGCCTT GAGGAAGGAGGAATCACTACTACGCGTTGATCGAGATTCCGTTGCTGGTGACTACTATTGTAGCAGGGGAATTTTGCCATCAACATTGTCTTCAGCTGCTTTCACTGTGGTGGAAGCCAGAAAGTCCATTTGGAGGATGACTATGGAGATCACCATGGTTCTAATGTCTAACACCCTTACCTTTTTCTTTGTGAGCCTGCAACTCTTTCATGTGAAAAAGCAGCCCAATCTTCTGCCTTCCATCTCACTGATCATGCTTGGAATTCTTGGTCTCGGGTATTTGATCCCTCTTGCACTAGACTTCAATGCCATACTCCTCGGAAGCCATAGTCATGAGAGGATTGCGCTCGGAAGGGGCGGATGGCTTAAAGTGAACAATGTGTTTGTGAGGGTAGTGACTCTGGTAGTTTTCCTGCTCCAATGCCGGCTTCTCCTGCTCGCATGGTCAGCTAGATTAGGCCATGGAGACCAAAAGAGGTTGTGGGCTGCTGAGAGGAATGGTCTGTATGTGTCTTTGCCATTATATGTAGCTGGGTTCTTAATCATTTGGTTGCTAAATTACCAGCAACATTCCCTTTGGTGGGGCTTGGGATCTTATGCTGGGTTGGTGGTTGATGGCTTCCTTTTCCCTCAGATTCTGTTCAATGTGTTCATGAACTCAGGAGATCAACAAGTTCTTTCTCAGTCTTTTTATATGGGAACCACTTTAATCAGGCTGCTCCCTCATGCCTATGACCTTTACAGGGCTCAGAACTATGCTCAGGGCTTTGATGGGTCATACATATATGCAAATCCTGGCGGAGACTTTTACTCAACAGCTTGGGATGTCATCATTCCTTGTGCGGGTCTGCTGTTTTCTGCTATCATTTTCTTGCAGCAGCGGTTTGGTGGTGGTTGTATCATTTCCAAGAGATTCAGGGAGTCGGAAGCTGCATATAAGATGATACCAGTGGTTACTGGTGAGATAGCCATGTGA